The following are from one region of the Bacteroidota bacterium genome:
- a CDS encoding RNA pseudouridine synthase gives MQFTDQILFEDNHLLAINKKPSEIVQADKTGDAPMGDAIKEYLKKKYDKPGEVFLGVIHRLDRPVSGVVLFAKTSKALARMNEMFRTREVKKVYWAVVSSPPPKNEDHLVHWLKKNEKMNKSFASLHEVKNSLKCELDYKLLAKSDKYFLLEIDPHTGRHHQIRVQLATIGCIIKGDLKYGARRSNPDASIHLHAGKLEFIHPVKKESVKIIAPPPDESLWNFFSGKG, from the coding sequence ATGCAGTTCACGGATCAGATTCTTTTCGAGGACAATCATCTTCTCGCTATAAATAAAAAACCATCGGAGATCGTGCAGGCCGATAAAACGGGTGATGCGCCAATGGGCGATGCGATCAAAGAATACCTGAAGAAAAAATACGATAAGCCGGGAGAAGTTTTTCTCGGCGTCATTCATCGCCTTGACCGGCCTGTGAGCGGTGTGGTTTTATTTGCAAAGACGAGCAAAGCATTAGCAAGAATGAATGAAATGTTCCGTACGCGCGAAGTGAAGAAAGTTTACTGGGCAGTTGTTTCATCGCCTCCGCCGAAGAATGAAGATCACCTGGTACACTGGCTGAAGAAGAATGAAAAAATGAATAAATCTTTCGCATCGCTTCACGAAGTAAAAAATTCCCTGAAATGCGAACTCGATTACAAATTGCTCGCTAAGTCAGATAAATATTTTTTACTCGAGATCGATCCGCATACGGGCCGCCATCACCAGATACGCGTGCAGCTCGCAACGATCGGCTGCATCATCAAAGGCGATCTGAAATACGGGGCAAGAAGATCTAATCCCGATGCATCCATTCATCTTCACGCAGGAAAATTAGAATTTATTCACCCGGTGAAAAAAGAAAGTGTAAAAATAATTGCGCCGCCGCCGGATGAATCGCTGTGGAATTTTTTTAGTGGGAAGGGCTGA
- a CDS encoding LptF/LptG family permease has protein sequence MDRPLQILDRYILKKFLGTFFLSIILIMFIVIVFDVSEKIEDFLQPGITLHAIVFDYYVNFVPYFVNLFSPLFTFISVIYFTSRLASRTEIVAILSSGVSFNRFLRPYLIGASVIAAISLVLNNFIIPMSNKIRIDFMDKYIDKNYVFAGKNIHRKISDGVFVYMSTYDAQDNSGSLFTMEKFRDRSLISKMYAREIQWDSIHNRWSILDSYTRFINGKKELLTPVRPKFDTSFDLSPKDFGRAENEKECMTTPELRKFIENERLKGSDSIGTYEIELQNRFASPFATFILTLIGVSVSSRKVRGGIGRHLGFGLALSFIFIFLNQLFVSYAQNGSMPSMLAVWLPNIIFLFVCFYLLRKAPK, from the coding sequence ATGGATAGACCGCTACAGATACTCGACCGCTACATCCTGAAAAAATTCCTGGGAACTTTTTTTCTTTCCATCATCCTCATCATGTTCATCGTTATTGTTTTCGATGTGTCGGAGAAGATCGAAGATTTCCTGCAACCGGGGATCACACTGCACGCCATTGTTTTTGATTACTACGTGAATTTCGTTCCCTACTTCGTCAACCTGTTCAGCCCACTTTTCACTTTCATTTCCGTCATTTATTTTACCAGTCGTCTTGCATCACGAACGGAGATCGTTGCCATTCTTTCTTCCGGAGTAAGTTTCAATCGTTTTCTGCGGCCCTATCTTATTGGCGCCAGTGTGATCGCTGCAATTTCACTCGTGCTGAATAATTTCATCATTCCGATGTCGAACAAAATACGGATCGATTTTATGGATAAATACATTGACAAGAATTATGTTTTTGCCGGAAAAAATATTCACCGCAAAATTTCCGATGGCGTTTTCGTTTACATGAGCACGTACGATGCGCAGGATAATTCCGGTTCGCTTTTCACGATGGAAAAATTCAGGGACCGTTCGCTTATCTCGAAAATGTATGCGCGCGAAATACAGTGGGACAGTATTCACAATCGTTGGTCTATTCTCGATTCCTACACACGTTTCATCAATGGAAAAAAAGAACTACTTACGCCTGTGCGGCCGAAATTCGACACGTCATTCGATCTCAGCCCGAAAGATTTTGGCCGGGCGGAAAATGAAAAAGAATGCATGACCACGCCGGAGCTTAGAAAATTCATTGAGAATGAACGGCTAAAAGGATCCGATTCCATTGGCACGTACGAGATCGAATTGCAGAACAGGTTTGCATCGCCGTTCGCCACTTTCATTCTTACGCTCATTGGAGTTTCTGTATCGAGCAGGAAAGTGCGTGGTGGAATAGGGCGTCATCTTGGATTCGGGCTGGCGCTGAGTTTTATTTTTATTTTTCTCAACCAGCTTTTTGTTTCCTATGCGCAGAACGGTTCCATGCCTTCCATGCTGGCCGTGTGGCTGCCGAATATTATTTTTCTTTTTGTTTGCTTTTATTTATTGAGAAAAGCGCCAAAGTGA
- a CDS encoding T9SS type A sorting domain-containing protein — translation MKAKLLSFLSGFLFSSSILNAQWQQSNGPYDGTISSIAASGTNIFAGTYYGGVFLSRDSGSSWACVNNNAFNYFTRVKALAVSGTNTFAGTQAGVLLSTDTGNSWTPVNTGLTYNDINSLMIIDTNIFAGTNSGGVFLSTNNGNSWTAVNNGLGYITVTSLDTIGTTIFAGTQNGVFKSTNNGNNWIAVNNGLTFTFVNSLTISGTNIFAGTAGGGIFLSTNNGGLWTAINNGVTDLNISSFTTIGTNIFAGTWTGGIFLSSDTGSNWSSINNGLSDTTILSLATCGTNLFAGTFGDGIFLSSDTGSNWTASNNGLANTLISALAVYGTNIFAGDYGPAGVFLSGNNGGSWNATNNGMTNGGIYSFASDGTNLFAGTGGGVYLSTNNGGNWTAINNGLTYTDVHALAISGSNIFAGTWAGGVFLSTNNGNSWTAVNNGLGSYIPISALAIIGQNIFAAKDGTGEGVYRSTNNGGSWTQVFVSQNNPVTSFAVIGTTIFAGMAYGNGGVVMSTNNGVSWTAVNNGLTNTYVMTLVTDGTNLYAGTWGGGVFVSTNNGNSWAPMNNGLANTYVWSLALSATDIYAGTESNGVWKQSLFTANIIPANMNCGNGPCNGTATVNASYGTPPYSYLWSDGQTAQTASGLCAGTYSVTVIDSLNDSTTATVTITNNPLPTVSYNQVTTNMCVNWGAQTLSAGTPAGGIYSGIAVTGNTFNPSAAGAGIFPIVYTYTDANGCSNSDTSIINVSLCSGIQTQDENLEFVISPNPSPGKFTFQPENNFSGIISITNILGEIIYQTEILNPTQEIDLSAQANGIYFVTVKNEKESLTQKIIIQK, via the coding sequence ATGAAAGCAAAACTACTTAGTTTCCTATCTGGATTTTTATTTTCCTCAAGCATTCTAAATGCACAATGGCAACAATCCAATGGCCCATATGACGGAACGATCAGTTCTATTGCAGCAAGCGGAACAAATATTTTTGCGGGAACTTATTATGGTGGCGTGTTTTTGTCAAGGGATTCAGGAAGCAGTTGGGCGTGCGTGAATAATAATGCTTTTAACTACTTCACAAGGGTAAAAGCATTGGCAGTAAGCGGAACAAATACTTTCGCAGGAACGCAAGCTGGAGTTCTTTTATCAACTGATACTGGAAATAGTTGGACGCCCGTCAACACTGGATTGACCTATAACGATATCAATTCATTGATGATTATCGACACAAATATTTTTGCAGGAACAAATAGCGGCGGAGTATTTTTATCCACCAACAATGGAAACTCATGGACTGCGGTCAACAATGGGCTTGGTTATATTACTGTAACATCATTGGACACAATCGGAACAACAATTTTTGCAGGAACGCAGAATGGTGTTTTTAAGTCAACCAATAATGGAAACAATTGGATAGCAGTCAATAATGGTCTCACCTTCACGTTTGTTAATTCATTAACGATAAGCGGAACAAATATTTTTGCTGGAACTGCAGGTGGAGGCATCTTTTTATCTACCAACAACGGAGGATTGTGGACGGCGATCAATAATGGTGTGACAGATTTAAATATCTCATCATTTACAACAATCGGAACAAATATTTTTGCAGGCACTTGGACTGGCGGAATATTTTTATCAAGTGATACCGGAAGCAATTGGAGTTCCATCAATAATGGTTTGAGTGATACGACCATATTGTCATTGGCTACTTGTGGAACAAATCTTTTTGCGGGAACATTTGGAGATGGCATTTTTTTATCAAGTGACACTGGCAGCAATTGGACGGCCTCTAACAATGGTTTGGCAAATACGTTGATTTCCGCATTGGCAGTATACGGAACAAATATTTTTGCTGGCGATTATGGTCCAGCTGGTGTTTTTTTATCTGGCAACAATGGAGGAAGTTGGAATGCGACAAATAACGGAATGACAAATGGAGGTATTTATTCATTTGCCTCGGATGGAACAAATCTTTTTGCGGGTACTGGAGGTGGCGTATATTTATCCACTAACAATGGAGGCAATTGGACAGCAATCAATAATGGCTTAACGTATACTGACGTTCATGCACTTGCTATAAGCGGATCAAATATTTTTGCCGGAACTTGGGCTGGCGGCGTATTTTTATCAACCAACAATGGCAATAGCTGGACAGCTGTCAATAATGGTTTGGGGTCTTATATTCCCATAAGTGCCTTGGCAATAATTGGACAAAATATTTTTGCCGCTAAAGATGGAACGGGTGAAGGCGTGTATCGTTCAACAAACAACGGAGGATCATGGACACAAGTATTTGTTTCACAAAACAATCCAGTTACTTCATTTGCTGTAATCGGTACAACTATTTTTGCCGGAATGGCATACGGAAATGGTGGAGTAGTTATGTCAACGAATAATGGTGTTAGTTGGACAGCAGTTAATAATGGTTTGACAAATACTTATGTTATGACTTTAGTGACAGACGGAACAAATCTTTATGCTGGTACTTGGGGCGGTGGAGTGTTTGTGTCAACTAATAATGGAAACAGTTGGGCTCCCATGAATAATGGTTTGGCGAATACTTATGTTTGGTCATTGGCATTAAGCGCAACTGATATTTATGCAGGAACTGAAAGTAATGGTGTGTGGAAACAATCATTATTTACTGCAAATATTATTCCTGCAAATATGAATTGCGGAAATGGTCCTTGCAATGGAACCGCAACAGTAAATGCATCTTATGGAACTCCACCATATTCTTACTTGTGGAGCGATGGTCAAACGGCCCAAACTGCATCAGGGCTTTGCGCAGGAACTTATTCAGTTACAGTAATAGATTCTCTAAATGATTCAACAACTGCAACAGTAACAATTACAAATAATCCTCTTCCAACTGTTTCTTATAATCAAGTCACCACAAACATGTGCGTGAACTGGGGTGCGCAAACATTAAGTGCGGGCACACCCGCTGGAGGAATTTATTCGGGTATTGCTGTAACTGGAAATACTTTCAATCCATCAGCAGCCGGCGCAGGAATTTTTCCGATCGTTTATACTTACACCGATGCGAATGGTTGTTCAAATTCAGATACTTCAATAATCAATGTCAGTCTTTGCTCGGGAATTCAAACGCAGGATGAAAATTTAGAATTTGTAATTTCTCCAAATCCTTCTCCAGGAAAATTTACTTTTCAACCCGAAAATAATTTCTCAGGAATAATTTCCATCACCAACATTCTCGGAGAAATAATTTATCAAACTGAAATTCTTAATCCAACCCAGGAAATAGATTTATCTGCTCAAGCCAATGGAATTTATTTTGTGACGGTGAAGAATGAGAAAGAATCATTAACGCAAAAAATTATTATTCAAAAATAA
- a CDS encoding glycosyltransferase, giving the protein MERTYFCCVVQEFLSQVKTVSPGMICFWLLVAGFFIQLFYHFYFFLRVANWKANKKSEDCPPVSLIICARNEDDNLVKNLPLIFSQEYPDFEVVVVNDCSYDNTGDVLEEFAKKQTRLKIVTIKEDEYYQHGKKVAVMMGIKGSKHEVLLFTDADCRPGSDQWLRTMTGNFSEQKEIVLGYGPYERAKGFLNKLIRFDSFMIGLQYLSFALAGAPYMGVGRNLAYRKKLFYKVKGFASHYHIPSGDDDLFVNEASNGKNCGVELSASTFCYSPAKKTFHEWWFQKRRHLETGSRYRFKDKFLLALNVIGQWIFFGGFIAALILQFQWYVVLGIFIFRLLVQMLIFSFAMKRLGERDLVFLAPLMEIILLFFYPVITVSRIFQRNRKWN; this is encoded by the coding sequence ATGGAGCGCACCTATTTTTGTTGCGTGGTACAGGAATTTCTTTCACAGGTAAAAACTGTTTCGCCGGGCATGATCTGTTTCTGGCTGCTGGTCGCTGGATTTTTCATTCAGCTATTCTATCATTTTTATTTTTTTCTCCGCGTTGCAAACTGGAAAGCAAATAAAAAAAGTGAAGATTGTCCTCCGGTTTCGCTCATCATCTGTGCGCGGAATGAAGATGACAACCTGGTGAAAAATCTTCCGCTTATTTTCTCGCAGGAATATCCCGATTTTGAAGTGGTGGTGGTGAACGATTGTTCGTATGACAATACAGGTGATGTACTGGAAGAATTTGCAAAAAAACAAACGCGGCTGAAAATTGTTACGATAAAAGAAGATGAATATTACCAGCACGGAAAAAAAGTGGCGGTGATGATGGGCATCAAAGGATCGAAGCATGAAGTTTTACTTTTTACCGATGCAGATTGTCGCCCGGGAAGTGATCAGTGGCTGCGAACGATGACCGGAAATTTTTCTGAGCAGAAAGAGATCGTTCTTGGTTATGGCCCGTATGAACGCGCGAAAGGATTTTTGAATAAACTCATTCGTTTCGATTCATTCATGATCGGACTGCAGTATCTTTCTTTTGCGCTCGCGGGTGCGCCGTACATGGGCGTTGGAAGAAATCTCGCTTACCGGAAAAAACTTTTTTATAAAGTGAAAGGATTCGCCTCGCATTACCATATTCCTTCAGGCGACGATGATCTTTTTGTGAATGAAGCTTCCAATGGAAAAAACTGCGGCGTGGAATTGAGCGCTTCGACTTTCTGTTATTCTCCTGCGAAAAAGACGTTCCACGAATGGTGGTTTCAGAAAAGGAGGCATCTCGAAACGGGAAGCCGTTACCGGTTCAAAGACAAATTTCTGCTGGCATTGAATGTGATCGGCCAATGGATATTTTTTGGTGGCTTTATTGCCGCACTCATCCTGCAATTCCAGTGGTATGTCGTACTCGGGATCTTCATTTTTCGCTTATTGGTACAAATGCTTATCTTTAGTTTTGCGATGAAACGCCTTGGGGAACGCGATCTTGTTTTCCTCGCGCCGCTGATGGAAATAATTTTATTATTCTTTTACCCGGTAATTACCGTTTCCCGCATTTTTCAGCGAAACAGAAAATGGAATTGA
- the tgt gene encoding tRNA guanosine(34) transglycosylase Tgt: MKFELQQSDPHSKARAGKITTDHGVIHTPIFMPVGTAGTVKAVHQRELKEDISAEIILGNTYHLYLRPGTEIISAAGGLHHFNSWDKPILTDSGGYQVYSLSHKRKLDEEGVEFSSHIDGSKHLFTPENVMDIQRKIGADIIMAFDECTAWPCSYEDAKTSMEMTHRWLKRCIAQFDSTDPLYNYSQSFFPIVQGSTYRDLRKISAEFIAEQDREGNAIGGLSVGEPVEEMYALTDLVTSILPEKKPRYLMGVGTPANILECIALGVDMFDCVMPTRNARHGLLFTRNGIINIKNEKWKNDHSALDESGTSFADAQYSKAYVRHLFHSEEMLGAMIASVHNLSFYLSLVREARKHIIDGDFSPWKKTMTGTLENRL, translated from the coding sequence TTGAAATTCGAATTACAACAGAGCGATCCTCACTCGAAAGCCCGTGCGGGAAAGATCACCACCGATCATGGCGTGATCCATACTCCCATCTTTATGCCGGTGGGAACTGCAGGAACGGTGAAAGCGGTTCACCAGCGTGAATTGAAAGAGGACATCAGCGCAGAAATTATTCTCGGTAACACTTACCACCTTTACCTGCGGCCGGGAACAGAAATAATTTCAGCGGCCGGCGGACTTCATCATTTTAATTCATGGGACAAACCTATTCTCACTGACAGCGGCGGTTACCAGGTTTATTCGCTGAGTCATAAAAGAAAACTTGATGAGGAAGGAGTTGAATTTTCTTCGCACATCGATGGATCGAAACATTTGTTCACGCCTGAAAATGTGATGGACATTCAGCGGAAGATAGGCGCCGATATTATTATGGCTTTTGATGAATGCACGGCGTGGCCCTGTTCGTATGAAGATGCAAAAACGTCAATGGAAATGACGCATCGCTGGCTGAAACGCTGCATCGCACAATTCGATTCCACCGATCCGCTCTATAATTATTCACAGTCCTTTTTTCCAATTGTACAGGGAAGTACTTATCGTGACCTTCGAAAAATTTCTGCTGAATTTATTGCGGAACAGGACCGCGAAGGAAATGCGATCGGTGGATTATCGGTGGGGGAACCGGTGGAAGAAATGTATGCACTCACCGATCTCGTTACTTCTATACTTCCTGAAAAAAAACCGCGCTACCTTATGGGCGTGGGCACACCGGCGAATATACTCGAGTGCATTGCGCTGGGCGTGGATATGTTCGACTGCGTGATGCCCACACGTAATGCGCGTCACGGGCTGCTCTTCACCCGCAATGGGATCATTAACATAAAAAATGAAAAATGGAAGAACGATCACTCTGCACTCGATGAATCGGGCACATCTTTTGCCGATGCGCAGTATTCCAAAGCTTATGTACGCCATCTTTTTCACAGTGAAGAAATGCTCGGCGCTATGATCGCTTCTGTTCACAATCTTTCCTTTTATCTTTCGCTCGTGCGCGAAGCAAGAAAACATATCATCGACGGCGATTTTTCTCCGTGGAAAAAAACAATGACGGGCACGCTCGAAAATCGTCTCTGA
- the rsmG gene encoding 16S rRNA (guanine(527)-N(7))-methyltransferase RsmG: MNQIKKYFPDLSSNQSAKFSMLKELYDFWNAQINVISRKDMDDFYVHHVLHSLSIAKILSFKPGTEILDIGTGGGFPGIPLAILFPETKFHLVDSVGKKIKVVNEVANALQLENISAQQVRAEELGSKYDFVVSRAVARWTELQLWTMKLIRKKQMNAMPNGWFLLKGGDLADEFSHVKKRKEEYTISDFFKEDYFKAKKVVYVPAV; this comes from the coding sequence GTGAATCAGATAAAAAAATATTTTCCGGACCTTTCTTCGAATCAATCGGCAAAATTTTCCATGCTCAAAGAGTTGTATGATTTCTGGAATGCGCAGATCAATGTCATTTCCAGGAAAGATATGGATGATTTTTATGTGCATCATGTTTTGCATTCGCTCTCGATTGCAAAAATTCTTTCCTTCAAACCCGGAACAGAAATTCTCGATATAGGAACAGGCGGTGGATTTCCCGGAATTCCGCTGGCGATATTATTCCCGGAAACAAAATTTCATCTCGTGGATTCCGTTGGTAAAAAAATAAAAGTGGTGAATGAAGTGGCGAATGCGTTACAACTCGAAAACATTTCTGCGCAACAGGTGCGTGCGGAAGAACTCGGTTCGAAATATGATTTTGTTGTTTCGCGTGCGGTGGCGCGTTGGACCGAATTGCAGCTATGGACAATGAAACTCATCAGGAAAAAACAAATGAATGCCATGCCCAACGGATGGTTCCTGCTCAAAGGCGGTGATCTTGCCGATGAATTCAGTCATGTGAAAAAGAGAAAGGAAGAATATACGATCAGCGATTTTTTTAAAGAAGATTATTTTAAAGCGAAAAAAGTTGTGTATGTACCGGCGGTGTGA
- a CDS encoding sigma-70 family RNA polymerase sigma factor: protein MELNEAQNENLSDKALYDYGLVRRALEQGEQKAYAELMGRYRDSVYYMLLKMVNNKDDAEDLTVEAFGKAFKRLNQYTPNFAFSTWLFRIATNNCIDFIRRRRKNTFSIDQTIQDDEGGEMVMDLKSETLDPEEHIMKKQKVMMLRELVDKLKPRYRTLIEMRYFQELSYEEIAEQLELPLGTVKAQLFRAREFLYNVLKNTQGKF from the coding sequence ATGGAATTGAACGAAGCACAGAACGAAAATCTCTCCGACAAAGCGCTCTACGATTATGGGCTTGTACGACGCGCGCTTGAGCAGGGCGAACAGAAAGCGTATGCAGAACTCATGGGCCGTTATCGCGATTCGGTTTATTACATGCTGCTGAAAATGGTGAACAATAAAGATGATGCGGAAGATCTTACAGTAGAAGCGTTCGGAAAAGCTTTTAAACGACTCAACCAGTACACTCCGAATTTCGCTTTCAGTACGTGGCTGTTCAGAATTGCTACCAACAACTGCATCGACTTCATCCGCCGGCGCAGAAAAAATACTTTTTCCATCGATCAGACCATTCAGGATGATGAAGGCGGAGAAATGGTAATGGATCTGAAATCCGAGACACTCGACCCGGAAGAGCACATCATGAAAAAACAAAAAGTGATGATGCTGCGTGAATTAGTGGATAAGCTCAAACCGCGTTACCGCACACTCATCGAGATGCGCTACTTCCAGGAATTATCCTATGAAGAAATTGCGGAACAACTCGAATTGCCATTGGGAACGGTGAAAGCACAACTCTTCCGCGCAAGAGAATTTCTCTACAACGTGCTCAAGAATACGCAGGGAAAATTTTAA
- a CDS encoding T9SS type A sorting domain-containing protein, with the protein MKKYFTLFAIFISLARISPAQKLAVGGNGSAFICPDSVLWTFGYNAEGELGNGSNSSSNIPYPAIGLTHLKAISVGGGHSIALKNDSTVWTWGYNGEGQLGLGNNSDTNTPVQVASLTQIVSIAAGTNHCFAIQSNGTVWCWGWGAFGQLGNGNNVDLNFPSTANTLTNVTAIAAGRFHGLALKSDSTLLSWGVNSDGALGNGNNNDSYYPVPVAITGVTAISAGWRHSLALKSDSTVWAWGYNSTGQLGDSTNIDSNIPIQVPALTGIIAIAAGFGHSLALKSDGTVWAWGYDGYGQLGNGYFFVDSYFPIQVTGLAGIIAIATGSSSNHSLALKNDGTVWGWGNGVEGELVNGSNVNNNIPIQITYLCSSVSVYENLHPLATSIFPNPSSGKFVFQSKNIFSPTEISITNILGEIIYQTVISNSNQEIDLSDQANGIYFVNARNEKGSFTQKIIIQK; encoded by the coding sequence ATGAAAAAATATTTTACGCTCTTCGCCATTTTTATTTCGCTCGCACGGATCTCACCCGCGCAGAAATTGGCGGTTGGCGGCAACGGTTCCGCTTTTATCTGCCCCGATAGTGTCTTGTGGACATTCGGATACAATGCTGAAGGAGAACTTGGGAATGGATCAAACAGCAGTAGTAATATTCCTTATCCTGCAATCGGGCTGACGCATTTGAAAGCCATCTCTGTGGGTGGAGGACATTCCATTGCGTTGAAAAATGACAGTACGGTATGGACATGGGGGTATAACGGAGAAGGTCAACTTGGACTGGGAAATAATTCAGACACAAACACGCCCGTGCAAGTGGCTTCTCTCACACAGATTGTCAGCATTGCGGCAGGTACAAATCATTGCTTTGCCATACAAAGTAATGGTACAGTGTGGTGTTGGGGATGGGGCGCATTCGGCCAACTTGGAAACGGGAATAATGTTGATTTAAATTTTCCATCGACAGCTAACACACTTACAAATGTGACCGCTATTGCAGCAGGCAGATTTCATGGTCTCGCATTGAAAAGTGACAGTACATTACTATCATGGGGAGTAAATTCTGATGGTGCATTAGGAAATGGAAATAATAATGATTCTTATTATCCTGTACCGGTTGCGATCACAGGTGTGACAGCAATTTCTGCCGGATGGCGTCATTCACTCGCATTAAAAAGCGACAGCACAGTTTGGGCATGGGGCTATAACAGCACAGGACAATTAGGAGATAGCACTAACATTGATTCAAATATTCCCATTCAGGTGCCCGCTCTCACTGGAATAATTGCGATAGCCGCTGGATTCGGACATTCGCTTGCCTTGAAAAGTGATGGCACAGTTTGGGCATGGGGATACGATGGCTATGGACAACTTGGCAATGGTTACTTCTTCGTTGATAGTTATTTTCCTATACAGGTAACAGGGCTGGCGGGCATAATAGCTATCGCTACAGGATCAAGTTCTAATCATTCCCTTGCTTTGAAAAATGATGGAACGGTTTGGGGTTGGGGAAACGGTGTGGAGGGTGAACTTGTAAACGGTTCCAATGTAAATAATAACATTCCAATTCAAATCACTTATTTGTGTTCATCCGTTTCCGTGTACGAAAATTTACATCCACTTGCAACATCTATTTTCCCAAACCCCTCATCCGGAAAATTTGTTTTTCAATCAAAAAATATTTTTTCTCCGACAGAAATTTCCATCACCAATATTCTCGGAGAAATAATTTATCAAACCGTAATTTCAAACTCAAACCAGGAAATTGATTTATCTGATCAAGCAAATGGAATTTATTTTGTGAATGCGAGAAACGAAAAAGGATCGTTCACTCAAAAAATTATTATTCAAAAATAA